In the genome of Theropithecus gelada isolate Dixy chromosome 19, Tgel_1.0, whole genome shotgun sequence, the window CCATCTCGGTCTCCACCTGCTGGAGGCACAATCACAGCTGTTTGTTGGTGCCAGAATTGCACAAGAAAGTGGGTGCCATTGAACACAGGGCATCAGTCAGGCTCAAGTCTACCTGGGCTGGCCCCACAGACATCCATCTCGTGTCCCTCAGTCCTCCAATTGAGTTTGTCCAAATAACTCATCTTCCCTtgtgcaaaaacaacaaaaaacatgcaAACTGCCTCCCCTCTGGGGTTCCCACTCTCCTCAGAGGGACCACTACCTTCCAAGGCCCCAGAAGGATTTTTGATTGCCCTGGGAACCCACCTACCAACCCCTCtcagttctcttttctcctctgcaCCATCAGCCCCAGGCTGTCTCCCCATTTCTTGAATGCCTGCAGCTGCCTCTaagcaaactctgcctccagcCCGTTCCCTCTGCCCCATCCCCATCCTGCAGCCAACAGGGTCCCTCTAAAATGCAGACACTGAAAAGACAAACCCCAGCAGGGCAGCTCCATCGTGTCTTTTGTGGCCCTGCTGCCTCCACAGCTCCCAGCACTGGGATGGTGGAGGCTGGTGTCCTTAACTCACTGTGTCTCTGCCTAACTCCACACtgcctctcaccttggcctcctcctGTGCCTAGAACAGTCTCCACTGCCACACTTGACCACACTCAGCATACAACAGGCCCTGCAGAGTGAAGTGATGACTCAATGAGTGAGGGGAAGTCCCTGTGGAGATAACTGAGACACTGTTGTGGGCTGCAGTTTCCAGCCAGGGAAGCCTCCCTCAACCTCTGAGGGGAGGTGGGCCACCCCTGGAGGGCCACTCTCATGCACTCCACCTTAGCTGACAGAAGCAAGGACATGGCCCAGGATCCTGGAGCAGTTGTGGCAGCTGCCGCAACTCTCGAAAGCCACCACGTGGTGTTCTTCGCCCAACTTGCCCAGTCCCAAGACCCTGCCTGAGCTGCAGTGAGACACAAAGCtagcctctctcttctctttaggTTCACCCCAGCTGTGGAAGCCCCAGCACCTCAGCACGCCTCCCTCACCCTGTGCCTTCCTCTGCCAGCACTCCCCAAAGACCCCAACACCCCCATCATAATGTGCCCCAGTCTCCCGTCCTCCAGCCCTTGTCACAGGAGCTGTGAGCCCAGCCCTGGGCACTTAATGCTCTGGAAGACTAGAGTCTCACAGGTCACCTTTCTCCCTGGCAGCCAGGGTCTCTTGGGTCAGAGGAGGGCTGGACACTGCTAGGTTTTgaagctctcaaaaaaaaatttttttttaagggagaaaTATGTCCAGGGAGCTGTAACTGtcacagtatattttaaatgtatatgttgaacAGATTAGCTTTTTAAACATTAACATACAGCATGACACAGTTCTGCTATCCATGCTGTGATTGCAGGATTGCTTGGAAGCTGCACTGATGTGCAGCCCACCTGCTCATGGTGGGGGGTCCTGTCCCAGGCCACACAGAGAGGCAACCAGCAATGCTCTGCTTGGAGATTCGGACAGGAAGCCAAGAAGGAGCTGAGAAGGGCCCAGCCAGTGGTTATGAGAGAGCAGGAGGTTCAGACCACAGCAAGGGCGGCACCGGAGTAGCCTCCAGCTCATCTTATTTGACTGGTAGTGTTATTAAAGCCTTTGAAATCCCtaccagcttttaaaaatcaagagattTCACACAGAAATCACGATCTCTGGGTTCTTTTGAGAAATCCAGACCTGGGACGCTGGGCTTACCAGTCTGTAAGACCCCACTTGGCTGGAGCCAAGCAGCACCTGCCCCTGTAGAAAGAGCCCGCCCCTGTTGGCATGTACGGTTTAGAAACCTGGctgagagggccgggcgcggtggctcaagcctgtaatcccagcactttgggaggccgagacgggcggatcatgaggtcaggagatcgagaccatcctggttaacacggtgaaaccccatctctactaaaaaatacaaaaaaaacctagccgggcgagatagcaggcgcctgtagtcccagctactcgggaggctgaggcaggagaatggcgtaaacccggcaggcggagcttgcagtgagctgagatccggccattgcactccagcctgggtgacagagcgagactccgcctcaaaaaaaaaaaaaaaaaaaaaaaagaaacctggctgAGAAAAACCGAGGATCAGAAGGTCTGAGGAAGGAAACAGAGGGGCAAGTGTGAGGGAGCTGGGCAGGGCCGCCTGGCCACCATCAGGGCTGAGCAAGCTCAGTGTGGCACCACCGACAGCTTCTCACCAGGACTATCAGACCGCTTGGGAAAAAGACTTCACCATAAGTTGTGTGTTCATACCTTTTGATCCAGTAAAAGGAAACGGGtggaggaggtggggtgggggcaggggacaaAAGAGTATacattttgtgaaagaaaaaaatagacacacaaaatGTTTTGTGGCATTTGGGTTTGTGAGTGAGAGAACTGAAAAATGGCATTTTATGTACAATGGAAAGCCTCTTTACTGCAGTAGAGTGAAAAGCAGGCTGGCTTTCAGTGTGATGGTCACTAATGTGGGGCTTTACAGCTCTTGGAACGTACAGGACACCCTTAAAAGCCAAGAAACTTGCCTTTGCTTTGTTTACATCAGTGCATTATGATTTTGAGCCATTATATCTCTTCATAATTGCCACTGTTTTAGGGCTTATGACATTTAAAGTCTTAACTTATGTGTCAACCAGCTAAATCTTTTCAAGTGTCTGTGTGTGGTATGAGAATTCGTATTGTGTTCTCTGCTGTTCTCacagttcaaagaaaaaaaaatgcccctgTCTTAAAACTTTTCCGCAGCTTCAAATACAGTTCCCAAGCCCAGGCTGATTGGAATTAATCAGTCCTCTCTTAAAAGGGCAAAAGCACAAGGCTCAGCCCTGGCTTTCCCAGCTCCTCTCGCCTGGCTGCTCCATGCTCGTGTAATGTATGCTGGTGAAACGAAGCCCGCTTGAATGGGGGCTTCGCTACTGTGTGCTGCTGAACCTGGGCCTAGCGCCTGGCAGGCTTTGGTGAATGTTCAAAAAATGACAATTCATTTCATGTCCGCGAGAACATACCAGCTTTGAATATTATACTGCTGTTCAAATGCACAATTTTGACTACCTAGCAATGTCCGAAGTCGTCATAATTGTTAGTGTCTTGCACATTATGTTCCTTATAACCATGTAATAAATACAGCAGGAAGTCTCCAGGGCTGCCTCAGTGTGGAAAATGCAAAGACTCCCGTGTGTGCGATCTTGGTGAATGCTTTGGTTTGAAGTATGTGTTTTGAAAAACCACTGCTTTGTTTGCAGCAATAAAGCTAACGGTGGAGTCTCCAACACGAAAGCCCGTGCGGTCGCGCCGGGAGCTCACGGCGTTCCAGGTGGCCTCGATCCCGCGTTGATGCCCAGGCACCTCCCGCGCCCTGTTTCACCAGGCCCGGTGACTCCAGCTCCAGCAGCACTGAGAGACCGCCAAAGCCAAGCGGGAGAGCGACGTGGGAACCCGCGGCCGGAAATGCGCGCGCGGCTCTCTGGGAAATGGAGTCAGGCGCGCGCAGGCGCAGTGTCGGCCGCCGGTGCCGCGGCCTTTGTCTAGCCGTCAGGCGGGTGAGCCAGGCCGgcgaggtgggggaggggaggccaggctgggccGGGCCGGGTGCAGGGGTCCGGGGATCTTCCTGGGGCCCTGGCGGGGCGAGTTTCCAGCAGCGCGCGTCTGTGTGGAGTCCGTTTTGCTGCCCGGGGCCTGGGGAAGGCCGTTTCGGGGCTGGCGGGGACAGGATCTGGGAGGCATCCCTGGTCTGAGAGGAGGGCGGGGCCCAACGCTCAGCCGTACTGGAGCTGCTCCGACAGCCCTGAGGGAACGCGCGCCTCGCCCCCGGCCCCACTTCTGCCCTACACCGGGCACTGGGCCGCCACCCTTGTTGATAGAAGAGGGAAAGTGAGGCACAATGCCCAGGGCCAGGGGACCGCAACCACCCGGTCCTTGTCACTGTAGCGTTAAGGCCCAGAGTCTGCGCAGCAGGCATGTGTCGGCACCCGCCAGGCCCTCAGCTTCCCTCAGACGGGCGGGAAAACCCTAGGCGCCCTTCCCCGCGCGGGGGCCGCCCCACACACAGCAGGCGCTTAAACGGGGACGCGGGGCCCTGGAGGGCTCTCCACGGAGCTAGGCTCTGGCGCAGTTCCGGGCTTGGGGACCTGagcaccgcctcggcctcccagctgCTCACCTCCCCTTTCCCACAGAGCAGGGCCGGCCGTTCCTGCCAGAAGCCAGGGCATGACCCCTGGGCTGCGCGTCTCCACAGACCCGGTGAGAATCTCGGCCTCGCGCGTGCTCTCCACCTCGTGCCCGGCTTCCTTCTCGTGCGCGGCCTCCTCTTTGCACCCCGTCCCTACTCGCGCGTAGCCTCCTCCTTGCGCCGGGTCCCTACTTCGTGCCCGGCCTCTGCTCGTGCCCGGCCTCTGCCTGCACGCCCGGCCTCCTGAAGTCCGCGCCAGGCTCCCCAACCACAGCCTCTGCTCTGCCCACGCTGCGCTGGCGGTCAGCGGGCACGGGTCCCGGTCTGAGTGGGCTTTATGTTTGTGCGGCCGTCATTGcgtacctgaggctgggtgatgTCAGACAACTGTAGGTGCCCTGACTCTGCAGTCGGAAGTTGAAGGCCTTCGCGTGCTCTGCGCTCCAAGATGGCGCATCGAGTGCCGCTTCCTCAGACGGCTTGGAGGCCAAGGGGGCGGAACTCGCCTTTTTATGATGACATTAACCCCACCCATAAGCCCCCGAAAGACACCGGCCTCCTGTGGGAATGTCAGAAAACCCATACAAGGGGACTGGGGCGGTGGCTCGTAGCTGTATCTATAAGCCCAGCTacgggggaggattgcttgagcccaggaattggaggctgcagtgagccatgatcgtgccgctgcactccagcctggatgacagcgagacccagtctctaaaaaattaaaaaactcagattcaggccgggcgcggtggctcacgcctgtaatcccagcactttgggaggccaaggcgggcgcatcacgaagtcaggatatcaagaccatcctggctaacacggtgaaaccccgtctctactaaaaatagaaaaaattagccgggcgtggtggcgggtgcctgtagtcccagctactctggaggctgaggcaggagaatggcgtgaacccgggaggcggagcttgcagtgagccgagattgcgccactgcactccagcctgagcaacagagcgagactccgtctcagaaaaaaaataaaaataaaaaaacccctCAGATTCAGTCTTTAGACTTGCTGCTACTAGCTTTATAACCTTGTTTATcccctaggctgaagtgcagtgatgcaatcaagGCTCACAATAGCTTCAAACTTGTgtgctcaagtgatactccccaCTCAGCCTGTTGaacagctgggaccacgggcatgtgacaccatgccggACTGGTCcactcctttattattatttactccTTTATTTATCCTCTGCACCATTTCTTATTTCAAGAGACAAATTATTGGAAATGGGAATGATGCCTTAGATTCTAAGATCCTCCACCTCATCAGCAGGGCACCCATCCAGGCCCCACAGAAAAACCTGACCCAAAACCCCAGACCAAAGAGAACTCCATCCGACCCAGCCTGGCTGGCATTCACCAGCTACCCCACCTACAGCCAGTGCCAGGGTTGGCTTGGCTGAGGACACATGTGTGATGTTTCAGGAGCAAGTGACCTTTGAGGACGTGGTGGTGGACTTCAGCCAGGAGGAGTGGGGGCAGCTGAAGCCTGCCCAGAGGACCCTGTACCGTGATGTGATGCTGGACACCTTCAGGCTTCTGGTCTCTGTGGGTAAGGCCATACCCATGCCCTATCTGATGGTCTGTCCCTGACATGAATTCTGATTCTACTAGGTTAAATATGGGTAT includes:
- the ZNF135 gene encoding zinc finger protein 135 isoform X6, with the translated sequence MESGARRRSVGRRCRGLCLAVRREQVTFEDVVVDFSQEEWGQLKPAQRTLYRDVMLDTFRLLVSVGHWLPKPNVISLLEQEAEPRAVDSGVPPGVYPENMCKRETLQMSGMQKGL